The Lathyrus oleraceus cultivar Zhongwan6 chromosome 5, CAAS_Psat_ZW6_1.0, whole genome shotgun sequence genome includes the window gTAAGTCATTAGAACTCAAAATACCAGGGTGTTGAttcaggataatcccacaaatcatagagggaaaggcaataggcagcttaactgaattagtagatgcatgcttgataatttgttcaaacataaatctaccatagtcaaaattcattttggttccaacagcaaaaATAAATCTTCCAAGGGTATTAGCAATTGCCGAAATATGGTTGTTAGGCACCCAATTTGCAGctcctattttatgcaatattgcatacttgacagtcaacttcccagcaggaagatgctttttaataGGCTACCCTTTCACCTGTCTTGCTGCAATTtctctacagacctcattgtctaTAGCTTCCAATTCACCTGCACCCTTAACTCTTCTTCCTAGAAAATTGTTAATGACAGTGGGAGAGAATGTGATACACTTACCTCTCACAAACACTTTGCAAAATTCCTTGCTGTTTTTATCAGCAATATCCTCAGGAATGTCgacaatgaattccttaactAAACCCTTATAGCACTAGGAGAACCCAGCCACATTCTTCATTAACCCAATAGTCTTTattaggtccatgacctccttgacTTCAACAACATCCTTTCCTAACTCCCTTTCCACAACCACCCTTCTTTGGATCACAAATTTCCATTTGGCAGCTCCATCCTCAAGATGGAAAGAAATATTATCCAAATGCACAACAACAACTTCCACAGGGGACTTCTTCACAGGGGTCTTCTTCACAGGGGTCTTCTTCACAGAAGAGATGTCAGAGACATCTTCCTCGACATCCTCTTCAGACTCAGAAACTTCTctaaccttcctcttcttcacttCAACCTTGCTCCCAGATTTGGAAGGACCAACACCAACAGCCTTCTTAGTTGTTCTAGATGACATCAGTTCAGCCACATATCTTCCTTTTCTAGTCTTCATATGCTTAGCCACGCTTggctttaagtgatgaagtaagttatcctcttgatcatcagacttatcatcctctaggtcaatcacatTGTTTGCAACATCATGCTTCTCAGAATGGGAAGCATTGGCAGTTTTAGATGCCATAGATTTTCCTTTACCAGACACAGTTTGCCCTAGggagcacaaaccttcagcagcCATGTCCTTCTCAAAACTGGAAGAATCGTAATTCTTCTCACTATGTtgttcaacctcaggagaggggtacattttagacaggggagtagagactcccttcacagaatgtccttcattaaggattctagtgactaggtttcttatgacacgatcagtgtggtGTATATCTTCCTTAGAACTAGTGGCATTAGTTGAGCTAGAAGGGATACTAGAGATGTTACCTTGATTGGGGCATGCAGAAGCTgatgcatccatgggatggttcAAATCAAGGGCCTCATAGGGAATAACTGATAGAGGAACCACATCCAAAATCTCATCATCGTGAAAGTCCATGGAAGGAGCGCTAACCTTTTGAGTGGACTTAGTAGTTTTTGAAGTAGAAGTagtttgatgttgtgacattttgaCGTTTCTGTGGAAAAATTAAATTGCCCTAACAGAGGAGTGTGAGGAAGTAGCAGGAAGTTGGAAGAGTTGGAGTATGTAGTGAGGTTGTGGgggttgcgtgtgaaaaggtaatagatggtatttccaaaactaggtgatgatttaccataatggGGGCGCTTTATTTTAGCCACATAGACACTACTTTGCTTACTTTtcccactccatattaattgctacaagtcttcataaatgcaaagccctaattttcctctcaggacttcaaactgatttgcatctaatgcctttgtaaaaatatcaactaactgcatctcagtagcaacatgctctaaggctacaatcttatcctccacgagttctctaataaaatggtgatggatatcaatatgttttatcctgctgtgctgaataggattcttagaaatgtttatagaactcaggttgtcacagtacaatgtcatgacatcttgcgtgacattgtattcagtcagcatttgt containing:
- the LOC127079957 gene encoding uncharacterized protein LOC127079957, coding for MYPSPEVEQHSEKNYDSSSFEKDMAAEGLCSLGQTVSGKGKSMASKTANASHSEKHDVANNPSVAKHMKTRKGRYVAELMSSRTTKKAVGVGPSKSGSKVEVKKRKVREVSESEEDVEEDVSDISSVKKTPVKKTPVKKSPVEVVVVHLDNISFHLEDGAAKWKFVIQRRVVVERELGKDVVEVKECYKGLVKEFIVDIPEDIADKNSKEFCKVFVRGRRVKGAGELEAIDNEVCREIAARQVKG